From Caminibacter mediatlanticus TB-2, the proteins below share one genomic window:
- a CDS encoding STT3 domain-containing protein → MNYKIDKKYAFILVIVAYVFSIVVRLYYYFWAKNIPEFIWNNTLIINNVDGYYYAAGAYEILHNSHVIGDLNPIHSFPSILTAVIVKLFPFLSLDQVILWMPAIFGSLVVVPVYLIGRSLKNDFLGFGAALISGIAWSYYNRTMIGYYDTDMLVITLLMFVIWGTIEWFENKTKLMYIIVPLFIILFELWYPQSRTYLLAYFFLSIIYWYFKDRSRDSLFLLLLVGVAIFHFPLYINAIIILLLLIVFNKIPSLLYNNKFLYLLIFLVILGDLFSGTLNVLMSEINAYINRKNNNILGLHYYHVYKTIREASAIPYDLVAKRISGNEILFGLSAIGYVLMLIRWPVFIITLPFVGMGIMAHKMGLRFTIYAVPFFALGLVHLSFRVSELIKTPKIYKLIIPFFLVSISLFYNIKHVIYYKTPTTFIKPEVASLNKLSKIAKPEDYVVTWWDYGHPIRYYAHTKTLIDGGKHSGADNFPVSFILTHNQIAAANMARLDVELTDKIEVQKELGKYDDNRSLIQIMMDKYGYKNPNAFLNALNNPNFKLPKKTRDVYLYLPFRMTDIYPTVAIFSSIDLLTGKVKQPVILATSVRGISNRGIVFSNGIVLDNRGNLIINNQIIPINSFYISDYKNNKFIVKKNKINPNSNIYVLWYRPLNKVLIVDKKIFDSTYVQMFFLQKYNKEIFEPVILNPYVKIYKLKK, encoded by the coding sequence ATGAATTATAAAATTGATAAAAAATATGCATTCATATTAGTAATTGTTGCTTATGTTTTTAGTATTGTTGTGAGATTATATTATTATTTTTGGGCAAAAAATATTCCAGAATTTATTTGGAATAATACTTTAATTATAAATAATGTTGATGGATATTATTATGCTGCAGGTGCTTATGAAATATTACATAATTCTCATGTAATTGGGGATTTAAATCCCATTCATTCATTTCCGAGTATATTAACTGCTGTTATAGTTAAACTTTTTCCATTTTTAAGTCTTGATCAAGTAATATTATGGATGCCTGCTATTTTTGGCTCTTTAGTGGTTGTGCCTGTGTATTTAATTGGAAGAAGTTTAAAAAATGATTTTTTAGGATTTGGCGCTGCCTTAATATCTGGTATTGCGTGGAGTTATTATAATAGAACGATGATTGGCTATTATGACACAGATATGTTAGTAATTACTTTATTAATGTTTGTGATATGGGGTACCATAGAATGGTTTGAAAATAAAACTAAATTAATGTATATAATAGTGCCATTGTTTATTATTTTATTTGAATTATGGTATCCTCAAAGTAGGACATATTTATTAGCTTATTTCTTTTTATCAATAATTTATTGGTATTTTAAGGATAGATCAAGAGATAGCTTATTTTTATTACTACTTGTAGGAGTCGCAATATTTCATTTTCCATTATATATTAATGCTATAATAATTTTATTATTATTGATTGTTTTTAACAAAATACCTTCTTTGCTTTATAATAACAAATTTTTGTATTTATTAATTTTTTTAGTTATTTTAGGAGATTTGTTTAGCGGGACTTTAAATGTTTTGATGAGTGAAATTAATGCATATATAAATAGAAAAAATAATAATATTTTAGGGCTTCATTACTATCATGTTTATAAAACAATTAGAGAAGCAAGTGCTATTCCTTATGATTTAGTAGCAAAAAGAATTAGTGGTAATGAAATATTATTTGGACTTAGTGCAATTGGATATGTATTGATGCTAATTAGATGGCCGGTATTTATTATTACACTGCCTTTTGTTGGTATGGGAATTATGGCTCATAAAATGGGGTTGAGATTTACAATTTATGCAGTTCCTTTTTTTGCTTTAGGACTTGTACATTTAAGTTTTAGAGTTTCAGAATTAATAAAAACTCCAAAAATATATAAACTAATTATTCCTTTTTTTTTAGTTTCAATTAGCCTTTTTTATAATATCAAACATGTTATTTATTATAAAACTCCTACAACATTTATAAAACCAGAGGTTGCTTCATTAAATAAACTTTCAAAAATAGCAAAACCTGAAGATTATGTTGTTACTTGGTGGGATTATGGACATCCAATTAGATATTATGCTCATACAAAAACTCTTATTGATGGAGGAAAACATAGTGGAGCAGATAATTTTCCTGTTAGTTTTATCCTAACACATAATCAAATTGCTGCTGCAAATATGGCAAGACTTGATGTAGAACTTACAGATAAAATCGAAGTACAAAAAGAGCTTGGAAAATATGATGATAATCGCTCATTAATTCAAATAATGATGGATAAATATGGATATAAAAATCCAAATGCATTTTTAAATGCTTTAAATAATCCTAATTTTAAACTTCCAAAAAAAACAAGAGATGTTTATTTATATTTACCTTTTAGAATGACAGATATATATCCTACCGTGGCTATTTTTAGCTCTATTGATTTACTAACAGGAAAAGTTAAACAACCAGTTATTTTAGCTACTTCTGTAAGAGGAATATCTAATAGAGGAATAGTGTTTAGTAATGGCATAGTATTAGATAATAGAGGCAATTTAATAATAAACAATCAAATAATACCTATAAACTCATTTTATATAAGTGATTATAAAAATAATAAATTTATTGTTAAAAAGAATAAAATTAATCCAAATTCAAATATATATGTGTTGTGGTATAGACCATTAAATAAAGTATTAATAGTGGATAAAAAAATATTTGATTCTACATATGTACAGATGTTTTTTCTACAAAAATATAACAAAGAGATTTTTGAGCCTGTAATTTTAAATCCATACGTAAAAATATATAAATTAAAAAAATAA
- a CDS encoding NUDIX domain-containing protein, with protein sequence MFLHFEVFKCIVKNTPLISIDFLVKKENKFLLGKRINPPAKGDYFTIVGRIFKNETIQQAQKRILKEELSISINYNMEFIGVFGHFYEDSIFGNDISTHYVNLAYFVEINKLDINYLPFEQHTQYKLFYYENIIDNEKVHTYVKKTFKATKEKGII encoded by the coding sequence ATGTTTTTGCATTTTGAAGTATTTAAATGTATTGTTAAAAACACGCCATTAATTTCAATAGATTTTTTAGTAAAAAAAGAAAATAAATTTTTACTTGGTAAAAGAATAAATCCTCCTGCAAAGGGAGATTATTTTACAATTGTAGGTAGGATATTTAAAAATGAAACTATTCAACAAGCTCAAAAAAGAATTTTAAAAGAAGAACTAAGTATTTCTATAAATTATAATATGGAGTTTATAGGAGTATTTGGGCATTTTTATGAAGATAGTATATTTGGAAATGATATATCTACTCATTATGTTAATTTAGCTTATTTTGTTGAAATTAATAAATTAGATATTAATTATTTACCTTTTGAACAACATACTCAATATAAATTGTTTTACTATGAAAATATTATAGATAATGAAAAAGTTCATACATATGTAAAAAAAACTTTTAAAGCAACAAAAGAAAAAGGAATTATATGA
- the gmd gene encoding GDP-mannose 4,6-dehydratase, with product MSKKVALITGITGQDGSYLAEFLLNKGYEVHGIKRRTSLFNTKRIDHLYKDPHEEDVNFFLHYGDMTDSMNLTMIIEEVKPDEIYNLAAQSHVAVSFEEPEYTANADGIGTLRILEAVRLLGLTDKTKIYQASTSELYGLVQEVPQNEKTPFYPRSPYAVAKLYAYWITVNYREAYNMFACNGILFNHESPRRGETFVTRKITRGLARILLGLDNKLYLGNLSAKRDWGHAKDYVEMMWMILQYEKPEDWVIATGRTIEIREFVRLAGQYLGLNIVFEGKGIDEKGIVESIDEDIFLETLDDIDIYNKDHLVNYAKSLIGKDIINVDPKYFRPTEVDLLLGDATKAKEKLGWEPKITLEEMTKEMVENDLKENYQELVLKKCGFEVPKSCGV from the coding sequence ATGAGCAAAAAAGTAGCATTAATAACAGGAATAACAGGACAAGATGGAAGTTATTTAGCAGAGTTTTTGTTAAATAAAGGATATGAAGTTCATGGAATAAAAAGAAGAACAAGTCTTTTTAATACAAAAAGAATAGACCACTTATATAAAGACCCTCATGAAGAAGATGTAAATTTCTTTTTACATTATGGGGATATGACAGATAGTATGAATTTAACAATGATTATTGAAGAAGTAAAACCAGATGAGATATATAATCTTGCAGCTCAAAGTCATGTTGCAGTAAGTTTTGAAGAGCCAGAATATACAGCAAATGCAGATGGAATAGGAACACTTAGAATACTTGAAGCAGTAAGACTTTTAGGACTTACAGACAAAACAAAAATATACCAAGCTTCTACAAGTGAGCTTTATGGGTTAGTCCAAGAAGTACCACAAAATGAAAAAACTCCATTTTATCCAAGAAGTCCTTATGCAGTAGCAAAACTTTATGCATATTGGATTACAGTAAATTATAGAGAAGCTTATAATATGTTTGCGTGTAATGGAATTTTATTTAATCATGAAAGTCCTCGAAGAGGAGAGACATTTGTAACAAGAAAGATAACAAGAGGACTTGCACGAATTTTACTTGGACTTGATAATAAACTTTATTTAGGAAATTTAAGTGCCAAAAGAGACTGGGGGCATGCAAAAGATTATGTAGAAATGATGTGGATGATACTACAATATGAAAAACCAGAAGATTGGGTAATAGCAACAGGAAGAACTATTGAGATTAGAGAGTTTGTAAGACTTGCAGGGCAATATTTAGGACTTAATATAGTTTTTGAAGGTAAAGGTATAGATGAAAAAGGAATTGTTGAGAGTATTGATGAAGATATATTTTTAGAAACTTTAGATGATATTGATATATATAATAAAGATCATTTGGTAAATTATGCAAAATCTCTTATTGGCAAAGATATTATAAATGTAGATCCTAAATATTTTAGACCAACAGAAGTTGATTTATTACTTGGAGATGCGACAAAAGCAAAAGAGAAACTTGGATGGGAACCAAAAATTACATTAGAAGAGATGACAAAAGAGATGGTAGAGAATGATTTAAAAGAAAATTATCAAGAATTAGTACTTAAAAAATGTGGATTTGAAGTACCAAAAAGTTGTGGAGTTTAA
- a CDS encoding GDP-L-fucose synthase family protein: protein MENNSKIFVAGSTGLVGSAIIKKLLEKGYQNIIANYHKRKPNIKSEKVRFIQLDLLDNNLVEEFFKNEKPEYVFLAAAKVGGIIANNTYRADFIYENLQIQNNVIYNAYKYGVKKLMFLGSTCIYPKNCPQPIKEEYLLTGELEYTNEPYAIAKIAGIKMCESFNLQYGTNFISVMPTNLYGENDNFDLEKSHVLPALIRKIHLGKALEENNWNEIRRDLDKNPIEGIDGRASKEEILTILKKYGILEGKIEIWGSGKPKREFLYSDDMADACVFLMENVDCKDLINIKDKENNSCDVISNSFKEIRNTHINIGTGKDISIKDLAYLIKDIIGYKGEFYFNTSKPDGTMRKVTDVSKLHSLGWRHKVELENGIKKIYEWYLR from the coding sequence ATGGAAAATAATTCTAAAATATTTGTAGCAGGTAGTACAGGATTAGTAGGTAGTGCCATTATAAAAAAATTGCTTGAAAAAGGTTATCAAAATATTATTGCTAATTATCATAAAAGAAAACCAAATATTAAAAGTGAGAAAGTTAGATTTATTCAATTAGACTTATTAGATAATAATTTAGTGGAGGAGTTTTTTAAAAATGAAAAACCTGAATATGTTTTTTTAGCTGCTGCAAAAGTTGGAGGAATAATAGCGAATAATACATATAGAGCAGATTTTATTTATGAAAATTTACAAATTCAAAATAATGTAATTTATAATGCATATAAATATGGCGTAAAAAAACTGATGTTTCTTGGTAGTACTTGTATATATCCAAAAAACTGTCCTCAACCAATAAAAGAGGAGTATTTATTAACAGGAGAATTAGAATATACAAATGAACCATATGCAATAGCAAAAATTGCAGGAATTAAAATGTGTGAAAGTTTTAATTTGCAATATGGAACTAATTTTATTTCAGTAATGCCAACAAATCTTTATGGAGAAAATGATAACTTTGATTTGGAAAAATCTCATGTGCTACCTGCTTTAATTAGAAAGATTCATTTAGGAAAAGCTCTTGAAGAAAATAATTGGAATGAGATAAGAAGAGATTTAGATAAAAATCCAATTGAAGGTATTGATGGAAGAGCAAGTAAAGAAGAGATTTTAACTATATTAAAAAAATATGGGATATTAGAAGGAAAAATTGAAATTTGGGGAAGTGGAAAACCAAAAAGAGAGTTTTTATATAGTGATGATATGGCGGATGCTTGTGTGTTTTTGATGGAAAATGTTGATTGTAAAGATTTAATTAATATAAAAGATAAAGAAAACAATAGTTGTGATGTAATTTCAAATAGTTTTAAAGAAATAAGAAATACTCATATAAATATTGGTACAGGTAAAGATATCTCAATAAAAGATTTAGCATATTTAATAAAAGATATTATAGGATATAAAGGTGAGTTTTATTTTAATACATCAAAACCGGATGGGACAATGAGAAAAGTAACTGATGTTTCAAAACTTCATAGTTTAGGGTGGAGGCATAAAGTGGAACTTGAAAATGGTATTAAAAAGATTTATGAGTGGTATTTGAGATGA
- the wecB gene encoding non-hydrolyzing UDP-N-acetylglucosamine 2-epimerase, whose product MKKLLIVFGTRPEAIKMAPLIKEFEKYKDIFNIKVCVTAQHREMLDQVLKFFEIKTNYDLNIMKRNQDLYDITSNILLKMRDVLRDFRPDIVLVHGDTTTTFATSLAAFYEKIKIGHIEAGLRTYNIYSPWPEEANREMVGILANYHFVPTKTSAQNLIKEGKNKEDIIITGNTVIDALFLVLEKIKKNKKLNENIIKKIEKSINDTNFSILNSKFILVTGHRRENFGKGFLNICEALKKIATKNPDIFIIYPVHLNPNVRKPVFEILGDIKNIKLIEPLEYEVFVYLMSKSYFIITDSGGIQEEAPSLGKPVLVMRNTTERPEAVEAGTVKLVGTDKEKIFKESEILLKDQNQYEKMAKAHNPYGDGNASTKIIEFLKEL is encoded by the coding sequence TTGAAGAAGTTATTAATAGTATTTGGAACACGTCCAGAAGCAATAAAAATGGCACCACTTATTAAAGAATTTGAAAAATATAAAGATATATTTAATATAAAAGTATGTGTTACAGCTCAGCATAGGGAAATGCTTGATCAAGTTTTAAAATTTTTTGAAATAAAAACAAATTATGATTTAAATATAATGAAACGAAATCAAGATTTATATGACATAACATCAAATATTTTATTAAAAATGAGAGATGTTTTAAGAGATTTTAGACCTGATATTGTATTAGTCCATGGTGATACTACAACAACATTTGCTACAAGTTTAGCTGCTTTTTATGAAAAAATAAAAATTGGACATATTGAAGCTGGACTTAGGACTTATAATATATATAGCCCTTGGCCAGAAGAAGCAAATAGAGAAATGGTAGGAATATTAGCAAACTATCATTTTGTTCCAACAAAAACATCTGCTCAAAATTTAATAAAAGAAGGTAAAAATAAAGAAGATATTATAATAACAGGAAATACAGTAATTGATGCTCTTTTTTTAGTGCTTGAGAAAATAAAAAAAAATAAAAAGTTAAATGAAAATATTATAAAAAAAATAGAAAAAAGTATAAACGATACAAATTTTTCAATTTTAAATTCTAAATTTATATTAGTAACTGGCCATAGAAGAGAGAATTTTGGAAAAGGTTTTTTAAATATCTGTGAGGCATTAAAAAAGATTGCAACAAAAAATCCAGATATTTTTATAATATATCCAGTTCATTTAAATCCTAATGTAAGAAAGCCAGTTTTTGAAATATTAGGTGATATTAAGAATATAAAACTAATTGAACCACTTGAGTATGAAGTTTTTGTATATTTAATGAGTAAAAGTTATTTTATAATAACAGATAGTGGAGGGATTCAAGAAGAAGCTCCAAGTTTAGGTAAACCAGTATTAGTAATGAGAAATACGACAGAAAGACCAGAGGCTGTGGAGGCTGGGACTGTTAAATTAGTAGGGACAGATAAAGAAAAAATATTTAAAGAGAGTGAAATTTTATTAAAAGATCAAAATCAATATGAGAAAATGGCAAAAGCACATAATCCTTATGGAGATGGTAATGCAAGTACAAAAATCATTGAGTTTTTAAAAGAGTTATAA
- a CDS encoding oligosaccharide flippase family protein, producing MKNKLIKSVFFQTSGSILTVIIRLITTMILARILKPEDFGKFALLMIIYGIGTQIAALNSTQVLLTRKFLSKKFLNSAFYYNLALNICIFLFIFLFSEKIALFLGNNQLSFEIKLVAILFPFGSVSYIHNVLLMKQMDYHKLSLINVLTTIIESTIALLLVIFFNYNYSALIYAFFFSIIFKNIITVFFIKWIPKIEISLTIVYFLFKNGIYLFLENLMIYLKQNTDSLFIAKFLNYNILGYYNFAYKLPNLILTRIIAPSMSVYIPSLTTINRDKELIIYLTQTIKHIIYVSMLIFLIVFILSKEFILIMWGEKWVESSWMMKFLIVSIIINLYSFPFGGILIKKNKMIFLLYSSALKLILTIIFVYFSLLNFGLKGMLYAIIIIAIISFFINLFFLKKTFPEIKLKLFIIEISKPIFLAIIVVILNIILKSILIKVFNDYICIVFIIIFITTSYLFILKLLDNSFFIFYKNLLIKIIRKLR from the coding sequence ATGAAAAATAAATTAATTAAAAGTGTTTTTTTTCAAACATCTGGAAGTATTCTTACAGTAATCATAAGATTAATAACTACAATGATTTTGGCTAGGATTTTAAAACCAGAAGATTTTGGGAAATTTGCTTTATTGATGATAATTTATGGAATAGGAACTCAAATAGCAGCACTCAATTCTACTCAAGTTTTATTAACACGTAAATTTTTATCAAAAAAATTTCTTAATTCTGCTTTTTATTATAATTTAGCATTAAATATATGTATTTTTTTATTTATATTTTTATTTTCCGAAAAAATTGCATTGTTTTTAGGAAATAATCAGTTAAGTTTTGAAATAAAATTAGTTGCAATTTTATTTCCTTTTGGAAGTGTTAGTTATATTCATAATGTTTTATTAATGAAACAAATGGATTATCATAAGTTGTCTTTAATAAATGTACTTACCACAATTATTGAAAGTACAATTGCATTATTATTAGTAATATTTTTTAATTATAATTATTCTGCATTAATTTATGCTTTCTTTTTTTCTATTATTTTTAAAAATATTATTACAGTTTTTTTTATAAAATGGATACCAAAAATAGAAATTTCATTAACTATAGTTTATTTTTTATTTAAAAATGGTATATATCTTTTTTTGGAAAATTTAATGATTTATTTAAAACAGAATACTGATTCATTATTTATAGCTAAATTTTTAAATTATAATATTTTAGGATATTATAATTTTGCTTATAAATTACCTAATTTGATTTTGACAAGAATAATTGCGCCATCTATGAGTGTATATATTCCTTCTCTAACTACAATTAATAGGGATAAAGAACTTATAATATATTTAACTCAAACAATAAAACATATTATCTATGTAAGTATGTTAATATTTTTAATAGTTTTTATTTTATCTAAAGAATTTATATTAATAATGTGGGGAGAAAAGTGGGTTGAAAGTAGTTGGATGATGAAATTTTTAATTGTTTCAATAATTATAAATTTATATTCATTTCCATTTGGAGGGATTTTAATTAAAAAAAATAAAATGATTTTTTTATTATATAGTAGTGCACTAAAGTTGATTTTAACTATAATATTTGTTTATTTTTCTTTGCTTAATTTTGGATTAAAAGGAATGTTATATGCAATTATTATTATTGCAATTATTAGTTTTTTTATAAATTTATTTTTTTTAAAAAAAACTTTTCCTGAAATAAAACTAAAATTATTTATAATAGAAATTAGTAAACCTATTTTCTTAGCAATAATCGTTGTTATTTTGAATATTATATTAAAAAGTATTTTAATAAAAGTTTTTAATGATTATATATGCATAGTTTTTATTATTATTTTTATAACAACAAGTTATTTATTTATACTTAAATTATTAGATAATTCTTTTTTTATTTTTTACAAGAACCTATTAATTAAAATAATAAGGAAATTAAGATGA
- a CDS encoding polysaccharide pyruvyl transferase family protein, whose protein sequence is MKILISNVYSTKNKGDYAIILSMIEHIKKEFPTAEIYISSIDVNDKGAYNEKEFFPNFLSIIKEIYYKDNSLINIIKYGVNINILLLKLNLFKFFAKKGIYVYKLFPALLRKKIRMYEKFDLVIAAGGGYIITKTKKRKIEKFLGIDEIKLFCYDFFLANFFEKPYILYNQSIGPFYDQKDFLNIKSILEKAKIISCREKITYNFLKQHGLSNIILTSDIAFNLPTKMNKSLLQKYDINSNKKNIGITIRKCLETEKQIIFEEEIKKFIINLLKDNEEYKFYFMPQVIYDEWNDNDIHIAIKIKNSLPKKIQERVIIINEDLHPGELKFLYSNMTYFIGNRFHSCIFALSEKVKTLAIAYEPKTEGIMEDLNLNKYVLYAENLTFDKLYESFNLLKNDDEYKKILSNKLEIIKNKSMFKFSEYLY, encoded by the coding sequence ATGAAAATATTAATATCAAATGTTTATAGTACAAAAAATAAAGGGGATTATGCAATTATTTTATCTATGATAGAACATATAAAAAAAGAATTTCCTACTGCAGAAATATATATAAGCTCAATAGATGTTAATGATAAAGGTGCATATAATGAAAAAGAATTTTTTCCAAATTTTTTATCCATTATTAAAGAAATTTATTATAAAGATAATTCTTTAATAAATATTATAAAATATGGTGTTAATATTAATATTTTATTATTAAAATTAAATTTGTTTAAATTTTTTGCAAAAAAAGGTATTTATGTATATAAATTATTTCCTGCACTTTTACGAAAAAAGATTAGAATGTATGAAAAATTTGATTTAGTCATTGCTGCTGGTGGAGGATATATAATTACTAAAACCAAAAAAAGAAAAATAGAAAAATTTTTAGGTATAGATGAAATAAAGCTGTTTTGTTATGACTTTTTTTTGGCAAATTTTTTTGAAAAGCCTTATATTTTATATAATCAATCAATAGGTCCATTTTATGACCAAAAAGACTTTTTGAATATAAAATCTATTTTAGAAAAAGCAAAAATAATCAGTTGTCGAGAGAAAATTACTTATAATTTTTTAAAGCAACATGGATTATCAAATATCATTTTGACTTCTGATATTGCTTTTAATTTACCAACTAAAATGAATAAGAGTTTATTACAAAAATATGATATTAATTCAAATAAAAAAAATATTGGAATAACTATTAGAAAGTGTTTAGAAACAGAAAAACAAATAATTTTTGAAGAAGAAATTAAAAAATTTATTATTAATTTATTAAAAGATAATGAAGAATATAAGTTTTATTTTATGCCTCAAGTTATATATGATGAATGGAATGATAACGATATTCATATAGCTATTAAAATTAAAAATAGTTTACCAAAAAAAATTCAAGAAAGAGTAATTATAATAAATGAGGATTTACATCCTGGTGAATTAAAATTTTTATATTCTAATATGACCTATTTTATAGGAAATAGATTTCATTCTTGTATTTTTGCTCTTTCAGAAAAGGTTAAAACATTAGCAATAGCATATGAACCAAAAACTGAAGGCATTATGGAGGATTTAAATTTAAATAAATATGTTTTATATGCTGAGAATTTAACTTTTGATAAATTATATGAATCTTTTAATTTATTAAAAAATGATGATGAATATAAAAAAATTTTATCTAACAAGTTAGAGATTATAAAAAATAAAAGTATGTTCAAATTTAGTGAATATTTATATTAA
- a CDS encoding acyltransferase family protein encodes MLNTTIFNFYRAFASLLVFLHHFSLLTGKFNVFQGYLGIKMVDLFMFVSGFLMYYQVHNKKIYDNFNSFSGIRNFYLKRFFRISPLYYFLLFIALLIAPILGFFRENIESFLGNEFTNLLKFRYFNNDFLYNYFIHISYLFGFIPKYSYSTPLPDWSIGLEMMFYLFFPVLFIIFFKNMNIIKLVILIFCMLLIKLITIHILHLFYPMPTFLPLKFHNFLAGIVVSYLLLNNKYNYYKDFIYLLILSIYIYISEPYTFLIFIMWFTYFYIKWKISFLDLFFKSQFITFFSNISYSLYLVHLIFLLPFVFYMQKLHINIIFCFLICSFFIFTISYLLFKFIEKKGIILGNKLIQKKGIK; translated from the coding sequence ATGTTAAACACAACTATTTTTAATTTTTATAGAGCTTTTGCGAGTTTATTAGTTTTTTTACATCATTTTTCATTATTAACAGGAAAATTTAATGTATTTCAAGGTTATTTGGGCATAAAAATGGTTGATTTATTTATGTTTGTTTCAGGATTTTTAATGTATTATCAAGTTCATAATAAAAAAATTTATGATAATTTTAATTCCTTTTCAGGAATAAGAAATTTTTATTTAAAAAGGTTTTTTAGAATTAGTCCTTTATATTATTTTTTATTATTTATCGCTTTATTAATTGCACCTATTTTAGGATTTTTTAGAGAAAATATAGAATCCTTTTTAGGAAATGAATTTACTAATCTATTAAAGTTCAGATATTTTAATAATGATTTTTTATATAATTATTTTATTCATATATCTTATTTATTTGGGTTTATTCCTAAATATAGTTATTCAACTCCATTACCCGATTGGTCTATAGGTTTAGAAATGATGTTTTATTTATTTTTTCCAGTATTATTTATTATATTTTTTAAAAATATGAATATTATAAAATTAGTAATTTTAATTTTTTGTATGCTTTTAATAAAATTAATTACAATACATATATTACATTTGTTTTATCCAATGCCAACTTTTTTACCATTAAAATTTCACAATTTTTTAGCAGGGATAGTAGTTTCTTATCTGCTATTAAATAATAAATATAATTATTATAAAGATTTTATTTATCTACTTATATTATCTATTTATATATATATTAGTGAACCTTATACTTTTTTAATTTTTATAATGTGGTTTACATATTTCTATATAAAATGGAAAATATCTTTTTTGGATTTATTTTTTAAAAGTCAATTTATTACTTTTTTTTCTAATATTTCTTATTCTTTGTATTTAGTACATTTGATATTTTTATTACCATTTGTTTTTTATATGCAAAAGTTACATATAAATATAATTTTTTGTTTTTTAATTTGTTCTTTTTTTATATTTACTATTAGTTATTTATTATTTAAATTTATTGAAAAGAAAGGTATCATACTTGGGAATAAATTAATACAAAAAAAAGGTATAAAATGA